In one window of Hyla sarda isolate aHylSar1 chromosome 1, aHylSar1.hap1, whole genome shotgun sequence DNA:
- the LOC130267153 gene encoding vomeronasal type-2 receptor 26-like, with translation MKDFLSYEQDILAAFLSSISGLFLIITVSVSGIFISFLDSPIVKANNRNISFILLLSLKLSLFCVFLFIGHPDDITCMLRQISTGVTFTVAVSSILAKTIMVSIAFKATRPGSSWRKWMGVTLPNSVVLICSLVQVLNGIIWLSVSPPFQEQDIDSYPGKIIIQCNEGSVVAFYFMLGYLGFLAAVSFVLAFMVRTLPDIYNEAKYITFSMLLFCSVWICAIPAYLSSKGKNMVMMEIFAILASEIGILGCIFFPKCYNIIMRPEMNSKRQLLEKK, from the coding sequence ATGAAAGATTTTCTATCTTATGAGCAGGACATATTGGCTGCATTTCTATCTTCCATATCTGGACTATTTCTCATCATAACTGTCTCTGTATCAGGGATTTTCATCTCATTCTTGGACTCTCCTATAGTAAAAGCCAATAATCGGAACATCAGCTTCATTCTTCTTCTATCCCTGAAGCTGAGTTTATTCTGTGTGTTCCTGTTCATCGGTCACCCAGATGATATAACCTGCATGTTACGACAAATCTCCACCGGAGTCACCTTCACTGTTGCGGTGTCCTCTATCCTGGCCAAGACCATTATGGTTTCCATCGCTTTCAAAGCCACCAGACCTGGAAGCTCCTGGAGGAAATGGATGGGGGTAACACTGCCCAATTCTGTAGTATTGATCTGCTCCCTTGTTCAGGTTCTGAATGGAATTATTTGGTTGTCGGTTTCTCCTCCATTTCAGGAGCAGGACATTGACTCTTACCCTGGAAAGATCATCATTCAGTGTAATGAAGGTTCTGTGGTGGCTTTTTATTTCATGTTGGGTTATTTGGGGTTTCTGGCAGCGGTGAGTTTTGTTTTGGCCTTTATGGTGAGGACATTACCTGATATCTATAATGAAGCCAAGTACATCACCTTCAGCATGCTGCTGTTCTGCAGTGTGTGGATCTGTGCCATCCCAGCGTATCTGAGCAGTAAGGGGAAAAACATGGTCATGATGGAGATATTTGCTATATTGGCTTCAGAGATTGGGATTCTGGGCTGTATATTTTTTCCCAAATGCTACAATATTATTATGAGGCCGGAGATGAACAGTAAAAGGCAGTTACTGGAGAAAAAATAG